A genomic segment from Janibacter sp. DB-40 encodes:
- a CDS encoding metallophosphoesterase produces the protein MRWTAALRPAAAALLVAAASLTGGATVSALWPVPVETDYYAADVRLSPSWGQHSTIGSDTVVGSVSAEFAGFAPGVRVEPRIKPEITELVESGNLGLSTLALDDADRERLIREAAIGVGLRFLGGAVLGTGLVVLGAGLYRRGLPGRRQVIGSVLVTAVTCAGVGVAAQRSYTPERLEALHSTGLLEMAVANRGILGDVRTRADQATPYVRNLLALSNAVQAEYAPAEIPDESALKVLLVSDIHAANQYALMRTIVQEQGIDVVIDSGDLINFSQVVEARLTNLYQGIASLGVPYVFVRGNHDAISPDDTALLDRLAELDNVVLLEPQPGDYQQVTVGGLRIAGFNDPRTFGNPASEEMAQREREARDAWVEALGDGRVPDLTVAHNPISLEDAPGRLRINGHMHVPEVDGNRIQVGTFTGAGTLRHFTWNTDGELLGQPSAFDVLTFDSECRAGRLTRYEYRAVIEGQPSFDSVSVLNAGRIAEEPQEGRTCGGDSVAVEPFPTP, from the coding sequence GTGCGATGGACAGCAGCTCTCCGTCCCGCCGCGGCGGCCCTCCTCGTCGCAGCGGCGAGCCTCACCGGTGGGGCGACCGTGTCGGCGCTGTGGCCGGTCCCCGTGGAGACCGACTACTACGCCGCCGACGTGCGCCTGTCCCCCTCCTGGGGGCAGCACTCGACCATCGGCAGCGACACGGTCGTCGGCAGCGTCTCCGCCGAGTTCGCCGGATTCGCGCCGGGGGTCCGCGTCGAGCCGCGGATCAAGCCGGAGATCACCGAGCTGGTCGAGTCCGGCAACCTCGGCCTGTCCACGCTCGCCCTCGACGACGCCGACCGGGAGCGCCTGATCCGGGAGGCGGCCATTGGGGTCGGTCTGCGCTTCCTCGGCGGCGCCGTCCTCGGGACGGGCCTGGTGGTCCTCGGCGCCGGCCTCTACCGACGGGGCCTCCCCGGCCGCCGCCAGGTCATCGGCAGCGTCCTCGTCACCGCCGTCACGTGCGCCGGTGTCGGGGTCGCCGCACAGCGCTCCTACACGCCCGAGCGGCTCGAGGCGCTGCACTCCACCGGTCTGCTGGAGATGGCCGTCGCCAACCGCGGGATCCTCGGCGACGTGCGCACGCGCGCCGACCAGGCCACCCCGTACGTGCGCAACCTGCTCGCGCTCTCCAACGCCGTCCAGGCCGAGTACGCGCCCGCCGAGATCCCCGACGAGAGCGCGCTGAAGGTGCTGCTCGTCTCCGACATCCACGCGGCCAACCAGTACGCCCTGATGCGCACGATCGTGCAGGAGCAGGGGATCGACGTCGTCATCGACTCCGGCGACCTGATCAACTTCAGCCAGGTCGTCGAGGCGCGGCTGACCAACCTCTACCAGGGCATCGCCTCCCTCGGGGTCCCCTACGTCTTCGTCCGGGGCAACCACGACGCCATCTCCCCCGACGACACCGCCCTGCTCGACCGCCTGGCCGAGCTGGACAACGTCGTCCTGCTCGAGCCGCAGCCCGGCGACTACCAGCAGGTGACCGTCGGGGGCCTGCGCATCGCGGGCTTCAACGACCCGCGCACCTTCGGCAACCCGGCGAGCGAGGAGATGGCCCAGCGGGAGCGGGAGGCCCGTGACGCGTGGGTCGAGGCCCTCGGCGACGGGCGGGTGCCCGACCTGACCGTCGCGCACAACCCGATCTCCCTCGAGGACGCCCCGGGGCGCCTGCGGATCAACGGCCACATGCACGTCCCGGAGGTCGACGGCAACCGCATCCAGGTCGGCACCTTCACCGGCGCCGGGACGTTGCGCCACTTCACGTGGAACACCGACGGCGAGCTCCTCGGTCAGCCGAGTGCCTTCGACGTGCTCACCTTCGACTCGGAGTGCCGGGCCGGGCGGCTGACGCGTTACGAGTACCGCGCCGTCATCGAGGGACAGCCCAGCTTCGACTCCGTGTCGGTGCTCAACGCCGGCCGGATCGCCGAGGAGCCGCAGGAGGGACGCACCTGCGGCGGCGACTCGGTGGCGGTGGAGCCGTTCCCGACCCCGTGA
- a CDS encoding TIGR02206 family membrane protein, protein MDAARFETFGISHLVMIGVFLAGIWPMVLLGKLTRHRPRQVSRWLAVGLVAAVLPLQVLDHLPGNFQLGVSLPLQLCDLAAAVTVVALWTRRHTIVCVTYLWGLLLAPQALLTPALSAAFPDPRFLAFWAMHIFVVWAAVFLTFGLGHRPDWRGYRRTVLITATWMILMYPTNVLLGTNYGFVNRKPSTGSILDLFGPWPIYLLVEVVLVATVWALMTWPWTRRRPVESPAPAIEQR, encoded by the coding sequence ATGGACGCGGCCCGGTTCGAGACCTTCGGCATCTCCCACCTGGTGATGATCGGCGTCTTCCTCGCGGGGATCTGGCCGATGGTGCTTCTCGGCAAACTCACCCGACACCGGCCCCGGCAGGTCAGTCGCTGGCTCGCGGTGGGCCTCGTCGCCGCCGTCCTGCCGCTGCAGGTGCTCGACCACCTGCCCGGCAACTTCCAGCTCGGTGTGAGCCTGCCGCTGCAGCTCTGCGACCTGGCCGCGGCCGTCACGGTCGTCGCGCTGTGGACCCGGCGCCACACCATCGTCTGCGTCACCTACCTGTGGGGGCTCCTGCTCGCCCCCCAGGCCCTGCTCACCCCGGCGCTGTCGGCCGCCTTCCCCGATCCACGGTTCCTCGCCTTCTGGGCGATGCACATCTTCGTCGTCTGGGCCGCGGTTTTCCTGACCTTCGGCCTGGGGCACCGACCGGACTGGCGCGGCTACCGACGCACGGTACTCATCACCGCCACGTGGATGATCCTGATGTACCCGACGAACGTGCTGCTCGGGACGAACTACGGTTTCGTCAACCGCAAGCCGTCGACAGGGTCGATCCTCGACCTCTTCGGCCCGTGGCCGATCTACCTCCTGGTCGAGGTCGTCCTCGTGGCCACCGTGTGGGCCCTGATGACCTGGCCGTGGACCCGGCGACGGCCAGTCGAGAGCCCGGCGCCCGCCATCGAGCAGAGGTGA
- a CDS encoding FtsX-like permease family protein, translating to MLADDGVTVRSIATTQEADRAFDESASGWGLQLALIGGVLAVLLAALVLVILAVTGWRAAVRDLAALRISGVRHRDIARALRTEHVAGVAVGVLLGAGSALVGARIALPSIPFFTEPAAVPRLDLSPAWPAVLAATAGVAVVLLVLALAIAAVVARRVHPAAVRGEAS from the coding sequence GTGCTCGCCGACGACGGCGTGACCGTCCGCTCCATCGCGACGACGCAGGAGGCCGACCGGGCGTTCGACGAGTCCGCCTCCGGTTGGGGCCTGCAGCTGGCCCTCATCGGTGGCGTCCTCGCCGTGCTCCTCGCCGCGCTCGTGCTGGTGATCCTCGCCGTCACCGGGTGGCGGGCCGCCGTCCGCGACCTCGCGGCCCTGCGGATCAGCGGCGTGCGGCACCGCGACATCGCCCGCGCCCTGCGCACGGAGCACGTGGCCGGCGTCGCCGTCGGGGTGCTGCTCGGGGCCGGGTCCGCCCTCGTCGGGGCACGGATCGCACTGCCGTCGATCCCCTTCTTCACCGAGCCGGCGGCGGTTCCCCGGCTCGACCTCTCACCGGCGTGGCCCGCCGTGCTCGCTGCCACGGCCGGGGTCGCCGTCGTGCTGCTCGTCCTCGCCCTGGCCATCGCCGCCGTGGTGGCGCGGCGGGTCCACCCCGCCGCCGTCCGGGGTGAGGCGTCATGA
- a CDS encoding cupin domain-containing protein: MNDTPGTGASTRCTGLRRITDLDPDQLAQIWGREPRHVPAAALPTPFADLLGTDDVDDLLSRRGLRTPFLRVARDGRTLPDADFTRGGGVGAAISDQLDDTALLRLFAEGHTLVLQGLHRTHPPLLDFSQQLAADLGHPVQVNAYVTPAQSTGFSAHYDVHDVFVLQIAGEKQWRLYPPVLTHPLRDQPWQERAEAIADVASDRPHLEVTLRPGDTLYVPRGWLHAATALGGVSTHVTVGVHVWHRGHLAEALLDQARREVLARAEQRTSLPPGVDVGDADAIGEEVEQVRTALLDALADVDAHRVARALAARHRAGQRPAPVPPVASVAAADEALGERLRPRPHLAARIEHSGDAPLLISRAGRLRLDEEEARIVGRWLDGESVDLGDALARRLLLAGVGTLRGLPGAGLGSIS; this comes from the coding sequence GTGAACGACACCCCCGGGACCGGTGCATCGACGCGGTGCACCGGTCTCCGTCGCATCACCGACCTCGACCCGGACCAGCTGGCGCAGATCTGGGGCCGGGAGCCCCGGCACGTGCCTGCGGCGGCCCTGCCGACCCCCTTCGCCGATCTGCTCGGCACCGACGACGTGGACGACCTGCTCTCCCGCCGCGGGCTGCGCACCCCCTTCCTGCGGGTGGCACGGGACGGGCGGACGCTGCCCGACGCCGACTTCACCCGCGGTGGGGGAGTCGGCGCGGCGATCAGCGACCAGCTCGACGACACCGCCCTGCTGCGTCTCTTCGCCGAGGGTCACACCCTCGTCCTGCAGGGGCTGCACCGCACGCATCCGCCCCTGCTGGACTTCTCGCAGCAGCTCGCCGCCGACCTCGGGCACCCGGTGCAGGTCAACGCCTATGTCACCCCCGCGCAGAGCACCGGTTTCTCCGCGCACTACGACGTCCACGACGTCTTCGTCCTGCAGATCGCGGGGGAGAAGCAGTGGCGCCTGTACCCGCCGGTGCTGACCCACCCCCTTCGCGACCAACCGTGGCAGGAGCGCGCCGAGGCGATCGCCGACGTCGCGTCGGACCGCCCCCACCTCGAGGTCACCCTGCGCCCGGGCGACACCCTCTACGTCCCGCGCGGCTGGCTCCACGCCGCCACCGCGCTGGGTGGGGTGAGCACGCACGTGACCGTCGGGGTGCACGTGTGGCACCGCGGACACCTCGCCGAGGCCCTCCTCGACCAGGCACGAAGGGAGGTCCTCGCCCGAGCGGAGCAGCGCACCTCCCTGCCGCCCGGGGTGGACGTCGGTGATGCGGACGCCATCGGGGAGGAGGTGGAGCAGGTGCGCACCGCGCTCCTCGACGCCCTGGCCGACGTCGACGCGCACCGGGTGGCCCGCGCCCTGGCGGCACGCCACCGGGCAGGCCAACGACCCGCGCCGGTCCCCCCGGTCGCGAGCGTGGCCGCCGCCGACGAGGCGCTGGGCGAGCGCCTGCGTCCGCGGCCGCACCTCGCGGCACGGATCGAGCACTCCGGCGACGCGCCCCTGCTCATCTCCCGGGCCGGACGACTGCGGCTGGACGAGGAGGAGGCGCGCATCGTGGGCCGCTGGCTCGACGGCGAGTCCGTCGACCTCGGTGACGCGCTCGCCCGCCGACTGCTGCTCGCCGGAGTGGGGACCCTGCGCGGGCTCCCGGGCGCCGGTTTAGGGTCGATCTCGTGA
- a CDS encoding sucrase ferredoxin — MSTPADSRFRCSLAARERGDVPVGTAVPAPYWFVVGHSGPWPAKPIEADPLTEVAGELSAELNRFGARLQLVRRHGRLEGPLVEADGLQPVFLVDVRRGLIGRSTWRTPQDLVELAGRFDDLPDPTEEPLVLVCTHARKDVCCAIDGRVVAAVLDDALPGAVWETTHLGGDRFAGNTALLPEGSMYGQLDGGSAPRVVLDHFDGRVDLERWRGRSCWAPVVQVAVHDVLGAVPGARLADVAEPTSTDLGSGTWRVDVDLGGSLHSRLVTRTMSEAHVLTCNGAPKQQALFTVTTPH; from the coding sequence GTGAGCACTCCCGCCGACTCCCGCTTCCGGTGCTCGCTCGCCGCCCGCGAGCGAGGGGACGTGCCCGTCGGGACGGCGGTGCCCGCCCCCTACTGGTTCGTCGTCGGACACTCCGGGCCGTGGCCGGCGAAGCCCATCGAGGCCGACCCGTTGACCGAGGTGGCCGGGGAGCTGTCCGCCGAGCTGAACCGCTTCGGCGCCCGCCTGCAGCTGGTGCGGCGGCACGGCCGGCTCGAGGGCCCGCTCGTCGAGGCGGACGGGTTGCAGCCGGTCTTCCTCGTCGACGTGCGGCGCGGCCTCATCGGCCGCTCCACCTGGCGGACGCCCCAGGACCTCGTCGAGCTCGCCGGACGCTTCGACGACCTGCCCGACCCGACCGAGGAGCCCCTCGTCCTCGTGTGCACGCACGCCCGCAAGGACGTCTGCTGCGCCATCGACGGGCGGGTCGTGGCGGCCGTGCTCGACGACGCCCTGCCCGGTGCCGTCTGGGAGACGACCCACCTCGGCGGGGACCGCTTCGCCGGCAACACCGCCCTGCTGCCCGAGGGCTCGATGTACGGCCAGCTCGACGGCGGCAGCGCCCCGCGGGTGGTCCTGGACCACTTCGACGGCCGGGTCGACCTCGAGCGCTGGCGCGGCCGCAGCTGCTGGGCCCCGGTCGTCCAGGTGGCCGTGCACGATGTGCTCGGCGCGGTGCCGGGCGCCCGGCTCGCGGACGTCGCCGAGCCGACCTCCACCGACCTCGGCTCGGGCACGTGGCGCGTGGACGTCGACCTGGGCGGCTCCCTCCACAGCCGTCTGGTGACCCGCACGATGAGCGAGGCCCACGTCCTCACCTGCAACGGGGCGCCCAAGCAGCAGGCGCTCTTCACGGTGACGACCCCCCACTGA
- a CDS encoding FAD-binding dehydrogenase has protein sequence MDADAIVVGHGLAGLVAAAELTDAGRRVLLVDQESEANLGGQAHWSFGGLFFVDSPEQRHLGIKDSAELAYSDWMNTAGFDRDEDHWPREWAKAYLDFAGGEKRSWLHEQGMRWFPIVGWAERGDGSAHGHGNSVPRFHITWGTGPGVVAPFARRVEEARERGLVTYAHRHRVDELIVEGGAVTGIRGVHLAEDRAERGVATNRDPKGGFELRAPVVLVASGGIGGNHDLVRENWPERLGTPPKRMVTGVPAHVDGRMIAITQEAGGRLINRDRMWHYVEGIRNWDPIWPGHGIRILPGPSSMWLDANGDRLPAPLLPGFDTLGTLAHLRRSGHDHSWFVTNRSVAGKEFALSGSEQNADLTGKDVRGVLRKRSLADVTPSMQDFLDKGADFVMADTAEELVERMNGLLEEGEPALDVAHVKRQLDERDGQLDNAYSKDAQIAAMRVARSYIGDKISKRAYPPHKLQDPKKGPLVGVKLHILSRKTLGGFETDLSGRVLGHDGEPVRGLYAAGEASGFGGGGVHGYRALEGTFLGGCIFSGRSAGRAMGAELGD, from the coding sequence ATGGATGCTGATGCCATTGTCGTGGGCCACGGGCTCGCCGGACTCGTTGCCGCTGCCGAGCTCACCGACGCGGGGCGCAGGGTGCTGCTCGTCGACCAAGAGAGCGAGGCCAACCTCGGGGGGCAGGCGCACTGGTCCTTCGGCGGGCTGTTCTTCGTCGACAGCCCCGAGCAGCGCCACCTGGGCATCAAGGACTCGGCCGAGCTCGCGTACTCCGACTGGATGAACACCGCCGGCTTCGACCGCGACGAGGACCACTGGCCGCGCGAGTGGGCGAAGGCCTACCTGGACTTCGCCGGGGGCGAGAAGCGCTCGTGGCTGCACGAGCAGGGGATGCGCTGGTTCCCGATCGTCGGATGGGCCGAGCGCGGTGACGGCTCGGCGCACGGTCATGGCAACTCCGTGCCCCGCTTCCACATCACGTGGGGTACGGGACCGGGGGTCGTCGCCCCCTTCGCCCGGCGGGTGGAGGAGGCCCGCGAGCGCGGGCTGGTCACCTACGCGCACCGCCACCGCGTGGACGAGCTGATCGTCGAAGGGGGTGCCGTCACCGGGATCCGCGGGGTGCATCTCGCCGAGGACCGCGCCGAGCGGGGGGTGGCGACCAACCGCGACCCGAAGGGTGGGTTCGAGCTGCGGGCGCCCGTCGTCCTCGTCGCCTCGGGCGGCATCGGCGGCAACCACGACCTCGTCCGCGAGAACTGGCCCGAGCGCCTCGGCACCCCGCCGAAGCGCATGGTCACCGGCGTCCCCGCCCACGTCGACGGGCGGATGATCGCGATCACCCAGGAGGCCGGGGGCCGGCTGATCAACCGCGACCGGATGTGGCACTACGTCGAGGGCATCCGCAACTGGGACCCGATCTGGCCCGGTCACGGCATCCGCATCCTCCCCGGACCCAGCTCGATGTGGCTCGACGCGAACGGCGACCGCCTGCCCGCGCCGCTCCTGCCCGGCTTCGACACCCTGGGCACGCTCGCCCACCTGCGCCGCTCCGGCCACGACCACAGCTGGTTCGTGACCAACCGCTCGGTCGCAGGCAAGGAGTTCGCCCTGTCCGGCTCGGAGCAGAACGCCGACCTCACCGGCAAGGACGTCCGGGGGGTCCTGCGCAAGCGGTCGCTGGCCGATGTCACCCCGTCGATGCAGGACTTCCTGGACAAGGGTGCGGACTTCGTCATGGCCGACACCGCCGAGGAGCTCGTGGAGAGGATGAACGGTCTCCTCGAGGAGGGCGAGCCGGCCCTCGACGTCGCCCACGTCAAGCGCCAGCTCGACGAGCGCGACGGCCAGCTCGACAACGCCTACTCCAAGGACGCGCAGATCGCGGCCATGCGCGTGGCCCGGTCCTACATCGGGGACAAGATCTCCAAGCGCGCCTACCCGCCGCACAAGCTGCAGGACCCGAAGAAGGGCCCGCTCGTCGGCGTGAAGCTGCACATCCTCTCCCGCAAGACCCTCGGCGGCTTCGAGACCGACCTGTCCGGCCGGGTCCTCGGCCACGACGGCGAGCCGGTGCGCGGGCTGTACGCCGCGGGCGAGGCCTCCGGCTTCGGAGGCGGCGGCGTCCACGGCTACCGCGCTCTCGAGGGGACCTTCCTCGGCGGGTGCATCTTCTCCGGTCGCTCCGCGGGCCGGGCGATGGGAGCAGAGCTGGGGGACTGA
- a CDS encoding FtsX-like permease family protein: MRHRTGQVIALALVSALVATCAVFAPVFARSVDQGLLRVAVEEAGPVAAATAITRGRTSEERTTMPSEVTELLPRDLTRVSEEPIEAMRHGTTVVPQEGKKPSPMVLRSRTGVCDHLEIEGDCPSAAGEIVVSGADAKAWGWQPGTTFEIGQEKYTRFEPDPPPVELTVVGVYEVAQEAPGYWLGDRPDGKSGVPQGDMDHVPAVDDFLTAEATFRDTLPRAVASVVLPLDADAATLESMPRAVAAATQLGEEHPELRVDDSARQLVDGISTGRAQTAVIVPFVMVQLALLSVLVLFLVAQAAVDQRRHDVALARLRGRSRSGARRLLLAELTIPVLLGLPLGFAGALGLAAVVRAALLPSGMPFEVPVSVLPWLVGALAVSVLAVHLAARPVLREPVNDLLRSVRPRSAGSSVVIDVVVVVLALLGVGGLATGALSGPAALATPTLLAIAVGVLAARLVPWIAARRARAAVRRGRVAAVISGRGIGRRPAARRVLVVTTVASAIAIFGADAVVVADHNRVARAQLETGAPAVASVSTATAPALMAAAETLEKAGIEAAPVAVIRPHNETSAATIAVDPDRLPGVAHPSTVTAADLDVLALPEQEPIILPAGPTRATVEWDLEDRDSSEPPELRVEMTTPEGSRRSTALATLGPKSQGRTEVDTSLFCSDHCRLAGLTLAVSGSTGSQVHGTVSVTDLTVGGEPLPVTGEGTWSSTRDESGLGVDASTKGDTLRLDVGAADGADVSTSVTDVPHPLPAIASTDDLAVGDVSEVIDVAGGQTQVEVDQHVTALPSVTDRGCCSPFPPWPASAGSWRPAPRAGSGSPMPLPPPWSESARCSPTTA, encoded by the coding sequence TTGCGGCACCGCACAGGGCAGGTCATCGCCCTTGCCCTCGTGTCGGCACTGGTGGCCACGTGCGCGGTCTTCGCCCCCGTCTTCGCCCGCAGCGTCGACCAGGGTCTGCTGCGGGTCGCCGTCGAGGAGGCCGGTCCCGTCGCGGCCGCCACGGCCATCACCCGGGGCCGCACGTCCGAGGAGCGCACGACGATGCCCTCCGAGGTCACCGAGCTCCTCCCACGTGACCTGACGAGGGTGTCCGAGGAGCCGATCGAGGCCATGCGGCACGGCACCACGGTCGTCCCGCAGGAGGGCAAGAAGCCCTCGCCCATGGTGCTGCGCTCCCGCACCGGGGTGTGCGACCACCTCGAGATCGAGGGCGACTGCCCGTCGGCGGCCGGCGAGATCGTCGTCTCCGGCGCGGACGCGAAGGCCTGGGGGTGGCAGCCCGGGACGACCTTCGAGATCGGCCAGGAGAAGTACACGCGGTTCGAGCCCGACCCGCCGCCCGTCGAGCTGACCGTCGTCGGCGTCTACGAGGTGGCGCAGGAGGCTCCCGGTTACTGGCTCGGGGATCGCCCGGACGGCAAGTCGGGGGTGCCGCAGGGGGACATGGACCACGTGCCGGCCGTCGACGACTTCCTCACGGCCGAGGCGACGTTCAGGGACACCCTGCCGCGGGCCGTCGCGAGCGTGGTCCTGCCGCTCGATGCCGATGCGGCCACCCTCGAGTCGATGCCGCGGGCCGTCGCCGCGGCGACGCAGCTCGGCGAGGAGCACCCCGAGCTGCGGGTGGACGACTCCGCCCGGCAGCTCGTCGACGGGATCAGCACCGGCCGCGCCCAGACGGCGGTCATCGTCCCCTTCGTGATGGTCCAGCTCGCGCTGCTGTCCGTCCTCGTCCTCTTCCTCGTCGCCCAGGCGGCCGTGGACCAGCGGCGGCACGACGTCGCCCTGGCCCGCCTGCGCGGGCGCTCGCGCTCCGGTGCCCGGCGGCTGCTGCTGGCGGAGCTCACGATCCCGGTGCTGCTCGGTCTTCCCCTCGGCTTCGCCGGCGCTCTCGGCCTCGCTGCGGTCGTGCGAGCGGCGTTGCTGCCGAGCGGGATGCCCTTCGAGGTCCCCGTCAGCGTGCTCCCGTGGCTCGTGGGGGCGCTCGCCGTCTCCGTGCTGGCGGTCCACCTCGCCGCCCGCCCGGTGCTGCGTGAGCCGGTCAACGACCTCCTGCGCTCCGTGCGGCCACGGTCCGCCGGCAGCTCGGTCGTCATCGACGTGGTCGTCGTCGTCCTCGCCCTCCTCGGTGTCGGTGGGCTGGCGACCGGGGCCCTCAGCGGCCCGGCCGCGCTGGCGACGCCGACCCTGCTCGCCATCGCCGTCGGGGTGCTCGCGGCACGACTCGTCCCGTGGATCGCCGCGCGCCGGGCCCGTGCAGCCGTGCGCCGGGGACGGGTCGCCGCGGTCATCTCCGGCCGCGGTATCGGTCGGCGTCCGGCCGCGCGGCGGGTGCTCGTCGTGACGACCGTGGCCTCGGCCATCGCGATCTTCGGCGCCGACGCGGTGGTGGTCGCCGACCACAACCGGGTCGCCCGGGCCCAGCTCGAGACGGGGGCGCCCGCGGTCGCGTCCGTCAGCACGGCCACCGCGCCGGCGCTCATGGCCGCGGCGGAGACCCTCGAGAAGGCCGGCATCGAGGCCGCCCCCGTGGCCGTGATCCGCCCCCACAACGAGACGTCGGCGGCGACGATCGCCGTCGACCCGGACCGACTGCCGGGAGTGGCGCACCCGTCGACCGTGACCGCGGCCGACCTCGACGTGCTCGCGCTCCCCGAGCAGGAGCCGATCATCCTGCCGGCCGGTCCGACGAGGGCCACGGTCGAGTGGGACCTCGAGGACCGCGACAGCAGCGAGCCACCGGAGCTGCGCGTGGAGATGACCACCCCGGAGGGCAGTCGGCGCTCCACCGCCCTGGCGACCCTCGGCCCGAAGTCCCAGGGGCGCACCGAGGTCGACACCTCCCTCTTCTGCTCCGATCACTGCCGGCTGGCCGGCCTGACCCTGGCCGTCTCCGGGTCGACCGGCTCGCAGGTGCACGGCACCGTCAGCGTGACCGACCTGACCGTCGGGGGTGAGCCGCTCCCCGTGACCGGCGAGGGCACGTGGAGCTCCACCCGCGACGAGAGCGGCCTCGGTGTCGATGCGAGCACGAAGGGGGACACGCTGCGCCTCGACGTCGGCGCGGCGGACGGGGCGGACGTCTCGACGTCCGTGACCGACGTGCCCCACCCCCTTCCGGCCATCGCCTCGACCGACGATCTCGCGGTCGGCGACGTGAGCGAGGTCATCGACGTCGCAGGCGGCCAGACGCAGGTCGAGGTCGACCAGCACGTGACGGCTTTGCCGTCCGTGACCGACCGGGGGTGCTGCTCTCCCTTCCCGCCCTGGCCCGCGTCAGCGGGGAGCTGGCGACCCGCGCCGAGAGCCGGATCTGGCTCGCCGATGCCTCTCCCGCCGCCCTGGAGCGAGTCCGCGAGGTGCTCGCCGACGACGGCGTGA
- a CDS encoding glyceraldehyde-3-phosphate dehydrogenase — protein MTTMHQTSTTADDHLSDWADRQAKAEAMIPLVGRLYRENGVVTSIHGRTLLGQSPTDILKAHRFTRRVDVEMTVDDTLPVLQALATLDLGPASVDIARLHRRRLETGDDVPLEDFLRGELADVIGGGDGEGQGTTDVVLYGFGRIGRLLARILIEHAGAGHGLRLRAVVVRKGAANDLVKRASLLRRDSVHGSFDGTLTVDEEKNTILANGTLIQVIYSDDPTTVDYTQYGISDAIVVDNTGRWRDEEGLSQHLQCPGVSRVLLTAPGKGSVPNIVTGINDAMIGDDDRVVSAASCTTNAIVPTLKAVNDEYGIVGGHIETVHSFTNDQNLTDNFHKGERRGRSAALNMVLTETGAAKAVAKALPELEGLLTGNAIRVPTPNVSMAILNLTLKTPVEVDALNDYLRQTSLYGEMHKQLDFVDSPEVVSTDFVGNRHAGIVDGRATITAGDRCILYVWYDNEFGYSCQVVRVLEQMAKVHPPVFPRI, from the coding sequence ATGACGACGATGCACCAGACGAGCACCACCGCTGACGACCACCTGTCCGACTGGGCCGACCGGCAGGCCAAGGCGGAGGCCATGATCCCCCTGGTGGGACGCCTCTACCGGGAGAACGGCGTGGTCACCTCGATCCACGGGCGCACGCTCCTCGGCCAGTCGCCGACGGACATCCTCAAGGCCCACCGGTTCACGCGTCGCGTCGACGTCGAGATGACGGTGGACGACACCCTCCCGGTGCTGCAGGCCCTGGCGACCCTCGACCTCGGTCCCGCGTCGGTGGACATCGCGCGCCTGCACAGGCGTCGTCTGGAGACCGGCGACGACGTGCCCCTCGAGGACTTCCTGCGCGGCGAGCTCGCCGATGTCATCGGTGGGGGCGACGGCGAGGGGCAGGGGACCACCGACGTCGTCCTCTACGGCTTCGGGCGCATCGGGCGGCTCCTGGCGCGCATCCTCATCGAGCACGCCGGTGCCGGGCACGGTCTGCGGCTGCGCGCCGTCGTCGTGCGCAAGGGTGCCGCCAACGACCTCGTCAAGCGTGCCAGTCTGCTGCGCCGCGACTCCGTGCACGGCTCCTTCGACGGCACGCTCACTGTCGACGAGGAGAAGAACACGATCCTGGCCAACGGGACCCTCATCCAGGTCATCTACTCCGACGACCCGACCACGGTCGACTACACGCAGTACGGCATCTCCGACGCGATCGTCGTCGACAACACCGGTCGGTGGCGCGACGAGGAGGGCCTGTCCCAGCACCTGCAGTGCCCCGGCGTCTCCCGGGTGCTGCTCACCGCCCCGGGCAAGGGCTCGGTGCCCAACATCGTCACGGGCATCAACGACGCGATGATCGGCGACGACGACCGCGTGGTCTCCGCCGCGTCCTGCACGACGAACGCGATCGTCCCGACGCTCAAGGCCGTCAACGACGAGTACGGCATCGTCGGCGGGCACATCGAGACGGTCCACTCCTTCACCAACGACCAGAACCTCACCGACAACTTCCACAAGGGCGAGCGCCGCGGCCGCTCCGCCGCCCTGAACATGGTGCTCACCGAGACCGGCGCCGCCAAGGCCGTGGCCAAGGCGCTGCCCGAGCTCGAGGGCCTGCTCACCGGCAACGCGATCCGCGTGCCCACCCCGAACGTCTCGATGGCCATCCTCAACCTCACGCTGAAGACGCCCGTCGAGGTCGACGCCCTCAACGACTACCTCCGGCAGACCTCGCTGTACGGCGAGATGCACAAGCAGCTGGACTTCGTCGACAGCCCCGAGGTCGTCTCCACCGACTTCGTGGGCAACCGCCACGCGGGCATCGTCGACGGGCGCGCGACGATCACCGCCGGCGATCGCTGCATCCTCTACGTCTGGTACGACAACGAGTTCGGTTACTCCTGCCAGGTCGTGCGGGTGCTCGAGCAGATGGCCAAGGTCCACCCGCCGGTGTTCCCGCGCATCTGA